Proteins co-encoded in one Cucurbita pepo subsp. pepo cultivar mu-cu-16 chromosome LG15, ASM280686v2, whole genome shotgun sequence genomic window:
- the LOC111811495 gene encoding RNA-binding motif protein, X-linked-like-3, protein MQMASHKLSSLVFFLLFGIGICSAARRLSSSNEGYGSSSGHGYSSYASVGEYGVEKYGNGYGKDGSYGGKYGEYNGGKYGGYDGGKHERYDGGNYGGYSGGRHEGYDEENYGGYDGGKHEEYGGCKHKGYDGGNYGGYDFSKHEEYDKDKHEGYDGGNYRGYDGGKHEEYGRGKHEGYDGGNYGGYGGGKHDEYDRGKHEEYERGKHEEYEGGNYGGYGGGKHEAYGGGKHEEYGKDKHEGYNGGNYGGYGGGKHEEYDKDKHDGYDGGKYGGYSGGKHEEYDKDKHEGYDGGNYGGYGFSKHEEYDKDKHEGYDGGNYGGYSGGKHEEYGGCKHKGYDGGNYGGYDFSKHEEYDKDKHEGYDGGNYRGYDGGKHEEYGRGKHEGYDGGNYGGYGGGKHDEYDRGKHEEYERGKHEEYEGGNYGGYGGGKHEAYGGGKHEEYGKDKHEGYNGGNYGGYGGGKHEEYDKDKYEGYDGGKYGGYSGSKHEEYDKDKHKGYDGENYGGYSGGKHEEYDKDKHDGYDGGKYGEYSGSKHEEYDKDKHEGYDGGKYGGYSGSKHEEYDKDKYDGYDGRNYGGYDQGKHEKYGEGKHEEYSGGNYRGYGGSKHEGYAP, encoded by the exons ATGCAAATGGCTTCTCATAAACTTTCTTCTCTTGTGTTCTTTCTGTTGTTTGGAATAGGAATTTGTTCTGCAGCGAGACGATTGTCAAGTTCTAATGAAGGATATGGTTCTTCAAGTGGTCATGGTTATAGTAGCTATGCTTCTGTAGGAGAATATGGTGTTGAAAAGTATGGCAATGGATATGGAAAAGATGGTTCATATGGAGGAAAATACGGGGAATATAATGGAGGAAAGTACGGGGGATATGACGGGGGAAAACACGAGAGATATGATGGTGGAAACTACGGGGGATACAGCGGAGGTAGACACGAAGGATAcgatgaagaaaattatggaGGATACGACGGAGGTAAACACGAGGAATACGGCGGATGTAAACACAAGGGATACGATGGAGGAAACTATGGGGGATACGACTTCAGTAAACACGAGGAATACGACAAAGATAAACACGAGGGATACGATGGAGGAAACTATAGGGGATATGACGGAGGTAAGCATGAGGAATACGGTAGAGGTAAACATGAGGGGTACGATGGAGGAAACTATGGGGGATATGGTGGAGGTAAGCATGATGAATATGATAGAGGTAAACACGAGGAATACGAAAGAGGTAAACATGAGGAATATGAAGGAGGAAACTACGGGGGATACGGCGGAGGCAAGCATGAGGCATACGGCGGAGGTAAACACGAGGAATACGGCAAAGATAAACACGAGGGATACAATGGAGGGAACTATGGGGGATACGGCGGAGGTAAACACGAGGAATACGACAAAGATAAACACGATGGATACGATGGAGGAAAGTATGGGGGATACAGCGGAGGTAAACACGAGGAATACGACAAAGATAAACACGAGGGATACGATGGAGGAAACTATGGGGGATACGGCTTCAGTAAACACGAGGAATACGACAAAGATAAACACGAGGGATATGATGGAGGGAACTATGGGGGATACAGT GGAGGTAAACACGAGGAATACGGCGGATGTAAACACAAGGGATACGATGGAGGAAACTATGGGGGATACGACTTCAGTAAACACGAGGAATACGACAAAGATAAACACGAGGGATACGATGGAGGAAACTATAGGGGATATGACGGAGGTAAGCATGAGGAATACGGTAGAGGTAAACATGAGGGGTACGATGGAGGAAACTATGGGGGATATGGTGGAGGTAAGCATGATGAATATGATAGAGGTAAACACGAGGAATACGAAAGAGGTAAACATGAGGAATATGAAGGAGGAAACTACGGGGGATACGGCGGAGGCAAGCATGAGGCATACGGCGGAGGTAAACACGAGGAATACGGCAAAGATAAACACGAGGGATACAATGGAGGGAACTATGGGGGATACGGAGGAGGTAAACACGAGGAATACGACAAAGATAAATACGAGGGATACGATGGAGGAAAGTATGGGGGATACAGTGGAAGTAAACACGAGGAATACGACAAAGATAAACACAAGGGATACGATGGAGAAAACTATGGGGGATACAGCGGAGGTAAACACGAGGAATACGACAAAGATAAACACGATGGATACGATGGAGGAAAGTATGGGGAATACAGTGGAAGTAAACACGAGGAATACGACAAAGATAAACACGAGGGATACGATGGAGGAAAGTATGGGGGATACAGTGGAAGTAAACACGAGGAATACGACAAAGATAAATACGATGGATATGATGGAAGAAACTATGGGGGATACGACCAAGGTAAGCATGAGAAATACGGCGAAGGTAAACACGAGGAATACAGTGGAGGAAACTACAGGGGATACGGTGGAAGTAAACACGAGGGATATGCACCCTAA
- the LOC111811497 gene encoding keratin, type I cytoskeletal 9-like has product MQMAYHKLSSLVFFLFFGIGICSAARRLSSSYGGYGSSSGHGYSSYASVGEYGVENYGYGYGKDGAYGGKYWGYDGGKHEGYDGGNYWGYDGNRHDGYYGGYEGGKHEEYDRGKHEGYDGGNYGGYGGGKHEEYGRGYYGGYGGGKHEEYDGGKHEEYGKDKYKGYDGGNYGGYSEGKHEEYSGGNYGGYDGSKHEGYAP; this is encoded by the coding sequence ATGCAAATGGCTTACCATAAACTATCTTCTCTTGTGTTCTTTCTGTTCTTCGGAATAGGAATTTGTTCTGCAGCGAGACGTTTGTCAAGTTCTTATGGAGGATATGGTTCTTCAAGTGGTCATGGTTATAGTAGCTATGCTTCCGTAGGGGAATATGGTGTTGAAAATTATGGCTATGGATATGGTAAAGATGGTGCATATGGAGGAAAGTACTGGGGATATGACGGAGGAAAACACGAGGGATATGATGGTGGAAACTACTGGGGATACGACGGAAATAGACACGATGGATACTATGGGGGATATGAAGGAGGTAAGCATGAGGAATACGACCGAGGTAAACACGAGGGATATGATGGAGGAAACTATGGAGGATATGGTGGAGGTAAGCATGAGGAATACGGCAGAGGATACTACGGAGGATACGGTGGAGGTAAGCATGAGGAATACGACGGAGGAAAACACGAGGAATACGGCAAAGATAAATACAAGGGATACGATGGAGGAAACTATGGGGGATACAGCGAAGGTAAGCATGAGGAATACAGTGGAGGAAACTACGGGGGATACGATGGAAGTAAGCACGAGGGATATGCACCCTGA